In one Rhopalosiphum padi isolate XX-2018 chromosome 3, ASM2088224v1, whole genome shotgun sequence genomic region, the following are encoded:
- the LOC132926475 gene encoding Bardet-Biedl syndrome 1 protein isoform X1, whose translation MSSTWIDVDINPPINLQTYNCCMMLSDVHGDNDNKFVVVDFGSGTSSPQLKIFKGLKQTHVIYLNEKPSAITIVYTDNSEQHIPCVAVVIKNEIYFYRNCKPYHKYSIQSTVIRETEECKLWQDSEDAFDLVKRLQVLSSTVGFVNLSTTSQQMLCLNECHLIEYFDKYRKNNLVKQHTITCVTELKRNKSDVHGVSCLVIATTDMISILDTESFKILPDKYELQGETAYMSSIGLYDVDYKILVATRTGRLYIFSKSSTSGFKVEMTHAIVAVILRIDKFICCTIDGLLQCYTLKCVSLWNVKLPGDPMSMVNMYVQSMSLEMTVVSCNVINTDGHSRGLVLMYCGSTVIHKIPMPDPVTCIVFGRFGQEENALIMITTNGKVDIKLLKRTATFDLCVRPTLTAHVQGNLSIPKRSNVFIEQTLREREHCKEMHVRTQQTWQILQMVVSNERLNSIKQKITSQFLHTSAQLLGLGPRFKIRFLLKNLGKEPLMGINVTFLYNAQYHSIESPRCRMPIIVPEMEIYCETFVTCCTYGGSDERAIDIVVSRGTNVVYRAKVNMPVYNIQTNNNNEELNDIIP comes from the exons at GAGTTCTACGTGGATAGATGTGGACATCAACCCACCAATAAATCTACAAACGTATAACTGCTGTATGATGTTGTCTGATGTCCAcggtgataatgataataaatttgtagtCGTAGATTTCGGTTCGGGAACGTCCAGCCcacaattaaaa attttcaaaGGGTTGAAACAAACGCACGTGATATATTTGAACGAAAAACCATCAGCTATTACAATCGTGTACACGGACAACAGCGAACAACACATCCcat GTGTAGCTGTAGTGATAAAAAACGAGATATACTTTTACCGAAATTGTAAGCCCTATCATAAATATTCGATTCAGTCGACGGTAATAAGAGAAACCGAAGAATGTAAATTGTGGCAAGACAGTGAAGATGCGTTCGATTTGGTAAAACGTTTGCAAGTATTGTCGTCGACAGTAGGATTCGTGAATCTTTCGACAACGTCACAGCAAATGTTATGCTTAAATGAGTGTCATCTCATCGAATATTTTGATAAGTACAGAAAAAACAATCTAGTCAAAcaa caCACCATAACATGTGTTACGGAGTTGAAAAGAAATAAGAGCGACGTACACGGGGTCAGTTGTCTGGTAATAGCAACCACTGACATGATCAGTATACTCGATACTGAATCGTTTAAAATTTTACCCGACAAATATgag TTACAGGGAGAAACAGCATATATGTCTTCTATTGGGCTGTACGACGTCGATTATAAGATCCTCGTAGCCACAAGAACGGGTCGgttgtacattttttcaaaatcgtcGACGAGCGGCTTTAAAGTTGAGATGACACATGCGATTGTGGCCGTAATACTCCGCATTGACAAGTTCATCTGCTGCACTATAGACGGACTGTTACAGTGTTATACGCTAAAG TGTGTGTCTTTATGGAACGTTAAGTTACCTGGAGATCCTATGTCAATGGTAAACATGTACGTACAAAGCATGTCACTCGAAATGACAGTTGTGTCGTGCAACGTGATCAACACTGATGGACACTCGAGAGGGTTGGTTCTCATGTATTGCGGTTCGACGGTGATCCACAAGATTCCTATGCCGGATCCAGTGACTTGCATCGTGTTTGGAAGATTTGGACAAGAAGAAAATGCTCTGATCATGATTACTACCA acggAAAAGTGGACATAAAACTCTTGAAACGAACAGCGACGTTTGACTTGTGTGTTCGCCCGACATTAACAGCACACGTCCAAGGTAACTTGAGCATACCCAAAAGAAGTAATGTATTCATAGAACAGACTTTACGAGAGAGAGAACACTGCAagg AAATGCACGTACGAACTCAACAGACGTGGCAAATACTGCAAATGGTAGTATCAAACGAACGGTTAAAttcaatcaaacaaaaaattacaagtcaatttTTACACACGTCTGctcaa cttTTAGGTCTGGGTCCGCGTTTCAAAATacgttttttattgaaaaatttggGTAAAGAACCTTTGATGGGTATCAACGTGACATTTTTATACAACGCCCAATATCATAGTATAGAATCGCCACGCTGCAGG atGCCAATAATTGTTCCGGAAATGGAAATCTATTGTGAGACGTTTGTTACTTGTTGTACATATGGAGGTTCTGATGAACGAGCAATAGACATTGTAGTTAGCCGAGGAACGAACGTGGTATATAGAGCAAAAGTCAACATGCCAGttt ATAATattcaaactaataataataatgaggaGTTAAACGATATTATACCATA a
- the LOC132926475 gene encoding Bardet-Biedl syndrome 1 protein isoform X2, giving the protein MSSTWIDVDINPPINLQTYNCCMMLSDVHGDNDNKFVVVDFGSGTSSPQLKIFKGLKQTHVIYLNEKPSAITIVYTDNSEQHIPCVAVVIKNEIYFYRNCKPYHKYSIQSTVIRETEECKLWQDSEDAFDLVKRLQVLSSTVGFVNLSTTSQQMLCLNECHLIEYFDKYRKNNLVKQHTITCVTELKRNKSDVHGVSCLVIATTDMISILDTESFKILPDKYELQGETAYMSSIGLYDVDYKILVATRTGRLYIFSKSSTSGFKVEMTHAIVAVILRIDKFICCTIDGLLQCYTLKCVSLWNVKLPGDPMSMVNMYVQSMSLEMTVVSCNVINTDGHSRGLVLMYCGSTVIHKIPMPDPVTCIVFGRFGQEENALIMITTNGKVDIKLLKRTATFDLCVRPTLTAHVQGNLSIPKRSNVFIEQTLREREHCKEMHVRTQQTWQILQMVVSNERLNSIKQKITSQFLHTSAQLLGLGPRFKIRFLLKNLGKEPLMGINVTFLYNAQYHSIESPRCRMPIIVPEMEIYCETFVTCCTYGGSDERAIDIVVSRGTNVVYRAKVNMPVYNIQTNNNNEELNDIIP; this is encoded by the exons at GAGTTCTACGTGGATAGATGTGGACATCAACCCACCAATAAATCTACAAACGTATAACTGCTGTATGATGTTGTCTGATGTCCAcggtgataatgataataaatttgtagtCGTAGATTTCGGTTCGGGAACGTCCAGCCcacaattaaaa attttcaaaGGGTTGAAACAAACGCACGTGATATATTTGAACGAAAAACCATCAGCTATTACAATCGTGTACACGGACAACAGCGAACAACACATCCcat GTGTAGCTGTAGTGATAAAAAACGAGATATACTTTTACCGAAATTGTAAGCCCTATCATAAATATTCGATTCAGTCGACGGTAATAAGAGAAACCGAAGAATGTAAATTGTGGCAAGACAGTGAAGATGCGTTCGATTTGGTAAAACGTTTGCAAGTATTGTCGTCGACAGTAGGATTCGTGAATCTTTCGACAACGTCACAGCAAATGTTATGCTTAAATGAGTGTCATCTCATCGAATATTTTGATAAGTACAGAAAAAACAATCTAGTCAAAcaa caCACCATAACATGTGTTACGGAGTTGAAAAGAAATAAGAGCGACGTACACGGGGTCAGTTGTCTGGTAATAGCAACCACTGACATGATCAGTATACTCGATACTGAATCGTTTAAAATTTTACCCGACAAATATgag TTACAGGGAGAAACAGCATATATGTCTTCTATTGGGCTGTACGACGTCGATTATAAGATCCTCGTAGCCACAAGAACGGGTCGgttgtacattttttcaaaatcgtcGACGAGCGGCTTTAAAGTTGAGATGACACATGCGATTGTGGCCGTAATACTCCGCATTGACAAGTTCATCTGCTGCACTATAGACGGACTGTTACAGTGTTATACGCTAAAG TGTGTGTCTTTATGGAACGTTAAGTTACCTGGAGATCCTATGTCAATGGTAAACATGTACGTACAAAGCATGTCACTCGAAATGACAGTTGTGTCGTGCAACGTGATCAACACTGATGGACACTCGAGAGGGTTGGTTCTCATGTATTGCGGTTCGACGGTGATCCACAAGATTCCTATGCCGGATCCAGTGACTTGCATCGTGTTTGGAAGATTTGGACAAGAAGAAAATGCTCTGATCATGATTACTACCA acggAAAAGTGGACATAAAACTCTTGAAACGAACAGCGACGTTTGACTTGTGTGTTCGCCCGACATTAACAGCACACGTCCAAGGTAACTTGAGCATACCCAAAAGAAGTAATGTATTCATAGAACAGACTTTACGAGAGAGAGAACACTGCAagg AAATGCACGTACGAACTCAACAGACGTGGCAAATACTGCAAATGGTAGTATCAAACGAACGGTTAAAttcaatcaaacaaaaaattacaagtcaatttTTACACACGTCTGctcaa cttTTAGGTCTGGGTCCGCGTTTCAAAATacgttttttattgaaaaatttggGTAAAGAACCTTTGATGGGTATCAACGTGACATTTTTATACAACGCCCAATATCATAGTATAGAATCGCCACGCTGCAGG atGCCAATAATTGTTCCGGAAATGGAAATCTATTGTGAGACGTTTGTTACTTGTTGTACATATGGAGGTTCTGATGAACGAGCAATAGACATTGTAGTTAGCCGAGGAACGAACGTGGTATATAGAGCAAAAGTCAACATGCCAGttt ATAATattcaaactaataataataatgaggaGTTAAACGATATTATACCATAG